The region CGGCCGCTGCGTGACGCGGGGCCGCGAACATTGCCGCGAGCGCCGGTGCGATCGCGATGGCAACCGGCGCGGCAGCGCGCTGCGTGACGAGCCGCCCCAAGCGGCTTCGCCGCGCGACGGCGTACGACGCCGTCAACGCCGTCGCCACGGATGCGGCCGCCGCGATCGCGGCATGCGTGTACGGTGCGCGCATGCGCGACACGCGGTGCAGCGCCGAACCGTGCACCGGAAAGCGGATGGCGTGACGACGTTTCATCTGTCTAGCGAAACCCGATGCCGGCCGTCACGCCGCCTGCCAGTACGAATCGAGGCGCGCGATCAGCGCATCGCGCTGCGCGGCATCGACGAACGACGCTTCGAAGCCGTTGCGGATCACTGCGTACACTTCGGCGTCCGTCAGCTGGAGTCCGTCGACCGTCGCGAAGTAGTTGTCGTTCACGTAGCCGCCGAAATAGGCCGGATCGTCGGAGTTGATCGTCACCGCGACGCCGCGGTCGAGCAGCGCCTTCAGCGTGTGCTTCTTCATGTCGTCGAACACGCACAGCTTCAGGTTCGACAGCGGGCACACGGTCAGCGCCGTGCGCGTGCGCGCGAGGCGTTCGACGAGCGCCGCGTCCTCGATGCTGCGCACGCCATGATCGATGCGGTCGACCTTCAGCACGTCGAGCGCTTCGTAGATATACGCTGGCGGGCCTTCCTCGCCCGCGTGCGCGACCAGCTTCAGCCCGAGCGCCCGCGCCTTCTCGAACACGCGCGCGAACTTCGTCGGCGGATGGCCGAGTTCGGACGAATCGAGGCCGACGCCGATCAGCCGGTGGCGATAGCGCTCGAACAGCGGCAATGCGGATTCGAACGTCGCGAGCGCGTCGTCTTCGGAAAGGTGGCGCAGGAAGCACGGGATCAGCTTGCTCGACAGCCCGCGCTGCTCGGCATCGGCGAGCGCGCGATCGATGCCGGCAACCACCGTTTCGATCGGCACGCCGCGTTCGGTGTGCGTCTGCGGGTCGAAGAACAGCTCGGTATGGACGACGTTGTCGGCGAGCGCGCGTTCGCAGTACGCCGCCGTCATGTCGTAGAAGTCCTGCTCGGTCAGCAGCACGCTCGCGCCGGCGTAATAGATGTCGAGGAACGACTGCAGGTCGGTGAATGCGTATGCGGCGCGCAGCGCGTCGATCGATTCGTACGCGAGCGTCACGCCGTTGCGCTGCGCGAGCGCGAAGATCAGTTCGGGCTCGAGCGAGCCTTCGATATGGATGTGCAGTTCCGCTTTCGGCGCGCGGGCAATCTTGTCCTTGAATGTCGGGGTCATGGCGTTGTTCTTGGTCGGTCAGAAAGATGAGGGAACCTGCGCGGACGCGTTCGCCTCGACGGCCTGCAGCAACTGCGCGGCCACCGAGATCGCGATCACTTCGGGCGCCTTGTCGACGATGCCGTCGACGCCGATCGGGCAGTGCATCCGCGCGACCTGGGCCGGGTCGATGCCGATCGCTGCCAGCCGGTGATCGAACTGCGCGCGCTTCGTGCGCGATCCGGTCATCCCGAAGTACGCGTAGTCGCCGCGCCGCAGGATGCGCTCGGCCAGCATGAAGTCGAGTGCGTGATCGTGCGTCATCACGACGAAGTACGCGCGCGGCGGCGCCGCGTCGACGGCCTCGGCCGGGCTCGCCAGCGCGTCGATCGAGAGATTGCCGATTCCGGCGAGCGCGTCTGCCGGCGGGAACGCCGCATCGGGTCCGTCGACCCAGCGCACTTGGCACGGCAACGTCGCGAGCACCTTCACGAGCGCGGTGCCGATGTGTCCGGCGCCGAACAGCACGACGGGGAACGCATACGGCGCGATCGTTTCGGTCATCAGCGACACGCCGCCGGTTTCCCACAGCAGGCAATCGGCGCGCGCGGCTTGCGGTTCGGGCTCGCTCAGCAGCGGCGCGCCGGGCGAGGGGCCGAATGATACGCTACGGACGGTCGCGGCGCCGGCCGCGACGCGTTTCGCGAGCGACATGATCCAGCCGAGGTCGCCGACGTCCAGGCGCTCGAACGCGAGCACGACCGCACCGCCGCAGCACTGGCCGAGGCTCGGCCCGAGCGCGAGCCGTTCGAGCCGGCGTGCGTGCGGCACGTGCGCACCGTCTTTCAGCAGATGCCGCGCGATCTCGATTGCCTTCCATTCCAGATGACCGCCGCCGATCGTATGGCGGGCCGTGTCGCGCGTGACCAGCATTTTGGTGCCGGCCTCGCGCGGCGCGGAGCCGTCGGTATGCGCGACCGTCACGAGCACGGCTGCTTCACCGTGCGCGAGCAGTTGCTGCAGATCGCCGAGCCACGCTTCCATCAGTGCGCTCCGTTCGGGACGGCGCGGCGCGGCGCGCGGTGTGGGTCAGCGGGCGCGGGGGCGGCAAGCGGGAGCGGGGCGGTTCGGGCACACGACGGAGCCGGTGCGGCGCTATCGCGCCGAAGGCACGCGCGTTCGGTGCCGAGGGACGTGCGGACGCCATGAGGATGACGGATGCGGATGGGTTGCGTTGTCATGATGAATCCAGTCGACATTGCGGATCGGGCGCGCGTTACGCAGGAGGTGAGACCGCCTGGTCTCGCGCACGTAGATCGCCATCCAGTCGCGAAGATAGCACTGCGATGCGGCGCGAACATTGCCGGGCAGTGATCCGCGTCATCAGGCGGCGATCATGTCGATCATAGGCCCGCCGCGCGGGATCGTGGCGGCGATGCGCGGGCATCCGGCGGAAACGCCCGTGTGGCGGGACATGCGCGCCAATGGCCTGCAATGCGCGTACGCCCGGAAAACAGCGCAGCGCCACCGGTAGGTGTTTACGCCCAGCGGGCTAAAAGGCGGCCGCGGGCA is a window of Burkholderia latens DNA encoding:
- a CDS encoding adenosine deaminase, whose product is MTPTFKDKIARAPKAELHIHIEGSLEPELIFALAQRNGVTLAYESIDALRAAYAFTDLQSFLDIYYAGASVLLTEQDFYDMTAAYCERALADNVVHTELFFDPQTHTERGVPIETVVAGIDRALADAEQRGLSSKLIPCFLRHLSEDDALATFESALPLFERYRHRLIGVGLDSSELGHPPTKFARVFEKARALGLKLVAHAGEEGPPAYIYEALDVLKVDRIDHGVRSIEDAALVERLARTRTALTVCPLSNLKLCVFDDMKKHTLKALLDRGVAVTINSDDPAYFGGYVNDNYFATVDGLQLTDAEVYAVIRNGFEASFVDAAQRDALIARLDSYWQAA
- the xdhC gene encoding xanthine dehydrogenase accessory protein XdhC, translated to MEAWLGDLQQLLAHGEAAVLVTVAHTDGSAPREAGTKMLVTRDTARHTIGGGHLEWKAIEIARHLLKDGAHVPHARRLERLALGPSLGQCCGGAVVLAFERLDVGDLGWIMSLAKRVAAGAATVRSVSFGPSPGAPLLSEPEPQAARADCLLWETGGVSLMTETIAPYAFPVVLFGAGHIGTALVKVLATLPCQVRWVDGPDAAFPPADALAGIGNLSIDALASPAEAVDAAPPRAYFVVMTHDHALDFMLAERILRRGDYAYFGMTGSRTKRAQFDHRLAAIGIDPAQVARMHCPIGVDGIVDKAPEVIAISVAAQLLQAVEANASAQVPSSF